The following coding sequences lie in one Trichoderma breve strain T069 chromosome 1, whole genome shotgun sequence genomic window:
- a CDS encoding ras family domain-containing protein translates to MAPRSPYSSSRELHVVVLGAGGVGKSCLTAQFVHNEWIESYDPTIEDSYRTQVQVDGRQVILEILDTAGTEQFVAMRDLYMKTGQGFLLVFSITSASSLNELEGLREEILRIKDDDNVPMVIVGNKADLEEGRAIPRAKGFAISQKWGAPYYEASARTRTNVDEVFIDLCRQMLRKEDDTTDPDDSSRIDALKASNNKRRRRSKFRDSTHPRCVIL, encoded by the exons ATGGCGCCGCGAAGTCCCTACTCGTCGAG CCGTGAGCTCCATGTGGTTGTTCTTGGCGCAG GTGGCGTCGGCAAAAGTTGCCTGACTG CCCAGTTTGTCCACAATGAATGGATCGAAAGTTACGATCCTACCATTGAAGACTCGTACCGCACTCAGGTCCAGGTCGAT GGCCGACAAGTAATTCTGGAGAT CCTCGACACAGCTGGCACCGAACAGTTTG TGGCCATGAGAGATCTGTACATGAAGACCGGCCAAGGTTTCCTGCTCGTTttcagcatcacatcagcctcgtcacTTAACGAGCTGGAGGGGCTTAGGGAAGAAATCCTTCGCATCAAAGATGACGACAATGTTCCTATGGTTATTGTCGGGAACAAGGCCGACCTGGAGGAAGGGAGAGCCATCCCCCGCGCCAAGGGCTTCGCAATCTCACAGAAATGGGGAGCTCCGTATTATGAAGCCAGTGCCAGAACTCGAA CAAACGTTGATGAAGTCTTCATCGATCTCTGCCGACAGATGCTccgcaaagaagatgatacGACTGATCCCGATGACAGTTCAAGGATAGATGCGCTCAAGGCATCCAACAACAAGCGCAGGCGACGCTCCAAGTTTCGTGATAGCACCCATCCGCGATGCGTCATATTGTAA
- a CDS encoding mitochondrial carrier protein domain-containing protein gives MAQQGPAAVAPYLPGRDDGRPFQHSHASAEHAALVQSRETGDVLPDDSPRGQVKALPFAKSWVHFMAGGVGGMTAAAVTAPLDVLKTRLQSDFYQAQIRASREAQAQALQRLNPVRSAMHHLSETLQILGSVYRTEGPRALFKGLGPNLVGVIPARSINFYVYGNGKRLMADYWNKGEEAPWVHLLAGVTAGVATSTATNPIWMVKTRLQLDKNVSERSGGATQRLYRNSWDCVKQVVRDEGVRGLYKGMSASYLGVVESTMQWMLYEQLKAYLARRESAIQASGRVKNWWDKTVDVLGNGGAAGGAKLVAAVIAYPHEVARTRLRQAPMGDGKLKYTGLVQCFKLVWKEEGLMGLYGGLTPHLMRTVPSAAMMFAMYEVILRFFHTPA, from the exons ATGGCGCAGCAGGGGCCTGCGGCTGTTGCTCCGTATCTGCCAGGGCGAGACGATGGACGGCCGTTCCAGCACTCGCACGCTTCGGCTGAGCATGCGGCGCTGGTACAGTCAAGAGAGACGGGCGATGTGCTGCCGGATGACAGTCCTAGAGGGCAGGTCAAGGCTTTGCCGTTTGCGAAGTCATGGGTGCATTTCATGGCCGGAGG AGTTGGCGGCATGACGGCCGCAGCAGTTACGGCGCCGCTCGATGTCCTCAAGACGAGGCTACAGTCCGACTTTTACCAGGCGCAGATTCGCGCATCCAGAGAGGCCCAGGCGCAAGCTCTGCAGAGACTGAACCCTGTGCGCAGCGCAATGCACCACTTGTCTGAAACGCTGCAGATCCTGGGCTCGGTATACAGGACGGAGGGGCCGCGCGCATTGTTCAAGGGCCTGGGACCGAACCTGGTGGGCGTCATTCCCGCCAGGAGCATCAACTTTTACGTGTACGGGAACGGCAAGAGGCTCATGGCCGACTACTGGAACAAGGGCGAGGAGGCCCCGTGGGTGCATCTCCTGGCCGGTGTCACGGCGGGCGTGGCGACGAGCACTGCGACGAACCCGATTTGGATGGTCAAGAcgaggctgcagctggacaagaaCGTCTCTGAACGGAGTGGCGGAGCGACGCAGAGGCTGTATCGCAACAGCTGGGACTGCGTCAAGCAGGTTGTTCGCGACGAGGGCGTTAGGGGACTGTACAAGGGCATGAGCGCGAGTTACTTGGGCGTGGTCGAGTCGACGATGCAGTGGATGCTGTatgagcagctcaaggcctATCTCGCCCGGAGAGAGTCTGCGATTCAGGCCAGCGGCAGGGTAAAGAACTGGTGGGACAAGACGGTGGATGTCCTGGGCAATGgcggagctgctggaggtgCAAAGCTGGTTGCTGCCGTCATTGCCTATCCCCACGAG GTGGCGCGAACTCGCCTGCGACAGGCTCCCATGGGAGACGGCAAGCTCAAGTACACTGGCTTGGTGCAGTGCTTCAAGCTCGTCTGGAAGGAAGAAGGCCTCATGGGTCTCTACGGTGGCCTGACACCTCACCTCATGCGTACGGTTCCCAGTGCGGCAATGATGTTTGCCATGTACGAGGTcatcttgcgcttcttccaCACGCCGGCCTAA
- a CDS encoding RNA recognition motif domain-containing protein — protein MLVFSQELVSIELMGPDSYEGAYYRSALLHFRSMRGATEARNMLDGRANMDGRAKLSVSILSSPNYGSPVSAPFAMPNGAPHASADAFTAPVYRPQPAPIGNGFPPRDAMSPTSKAGRFFPAAPPHQDLAAPDTKAGSHYKSLFNAHSPIGNHLANEASGRLGKHLINDELGDDDDRELLRDSFAYAGKATPTQRRGTTPQDPISQAMANLALNSGASSTTSPMPPSYLGALALANGNGNGNYMSLGQQLQQQQQQQQQQPQQRHQLSQLSQQNPQQQSLPQHNKQQQQQQPRAQPQQDKQDKQQQQQQQSPYGKPNFPPVNPADQNPPCNTLYVGNLPIDTSEEELKALFSPVRGYKRLCFRTKQNGPMCFVEFEDIGHATKALSQLYGWCLHNSVKGGIRLSFSKNPLGVRSTPSQTTHGNIPPVNGMAPSTANGFTAASGPPPGLPKPTNFGNRAYNSYTPNSRGSNSGTPINGSSAGSSFQRGPFYKNGINMAKPHTPFA, from the coding sequence atgctcgtcttctctcaAGAGCTCGTCAGCATCGAGCTTATGGGCCCTGACAGCTATGAGGGCGCCTACTACCGCTCGGCTCTGCTGCACTTTCGGAGTATGCGTGGCGCGACTGAAGCCCGAAACATGCTCGACGGCCGCGCCAACATGGACGGCCGCGCCAAGCTGAGTGTTAGCATCTTGTCCTCGCCCAACTATGGATCGCCCGTCAGTGCGCCATTCGCCATGCCAAACGGGGCACCCCATGCCAGCGCGGATGCCTTTACAGCGCCGGTCTATCGTCCACAGCCAGCTCCTATCGGCAACGGCTTTCCGCCGCGTGACGCAATGTCGCCGACATCGAAAGCCGGTCGCTTCTTCccagctgctcctcctcatcagGACCTTGCTGCTCCGGACACAAAAGCCGGCAGCCACTACAAGAGCCTCTTCAACGCACATTCACCTATTGGCAACCACCTCGCCAACGAGGCGTCAGGACGACTGGGCAAGCACCTCATTAACGATGagcttggcgatgatgacgatagGGAGCTCCTTAGGGATTCATTTGCCTACGCAGGTAAGGCCACCCCTACCCAGCGGAGAGGCACTACTCCTCAAGACCCCATCAGCCAGGCAATGGCAAACCTGGCTCTCAACTCGGGcgcctcttccaccacctcgCCAATGCCACCGTCGTACCTTGGGGCTCTGGCTCTCGCtaacggcaacggcaacggcaactaTATGAGCCTTGGACAACAGctgcaacagcaacagcaacagcaacagcaacagccacaGCAGCGTCATCAACTTTCGCAACTGTCGCAGCAAAACCCACAACAGCAGTCGCTGCCGCAGCAtaacaagcagcagcagcagcagcagccacgaGCGCAACCCCAGCAAGACAAGCAGGataagcagcagcaacagcagcagcagtcgcCGTATGGAAAGCCCAACTTTCCTCCCGTCAACCCTGCGGATCAAAACCCGCCCTGCAATACCCTCTACGTTGGCAACCTGCCCATCGACACgtccgaggaggagctcaaggcctTGTTCTCCCCCGTGCGGGGTTACAAGAGGTTGTGCTTCAGAACCAAGCAGAACGGCCCCATGTGCTTTGTCGAGTTTGAAGACATTGGCCATGCCACCAAGGCACTGAGCCAGCTGTATGGATGGTGTTTGCACAACAGCGTCAAGGGTGGCATCCGCCTGAGCTTCTCCAAGAACCCTCTGGGTGTTCGCTCCACTCCCTCGCAGACTACTCATGGAAACATTCCTCCTGTCAACGGAATGGCCCCGTCCACAGCCAACGGCTTTACGGCGGCCAGTGGCCCTCCCCCTGGCCTGCCTAAACCGACCAACTTTGGCAATCGGGCCTATAACTCGTATACCCCCAACAGCCGCGGCAGCAACTCTGGGACACCTATCAATGGCTCTAGTGCTGGCTCCAGTTTCCAAAGAGGACCATTTTATAAGAACGGCATCAACATGGCGAAGCCTCATACTCCCTTTGCTTAA